A genome region from Cucumis sativus cultivar 9930 chromosome 4, Cucumber_9930_V3, whole genome shotgun sequence includes the following:
- the LOC101217781 gene encoding peroxidase 2-like, which produces MASAVASFFFLALLFRSSFAQLSETYYDQTCPRLPNIVRASVKKAIQSDIRAGAKLIRLHFHDCFVNGCDGSVLLEDAPGIVSELNSPGNQGIQGLEIVDAIKTDVEKECPGIVSCADILAQASKDSVDVQGGPSWRVLYGRRDSRIANKTGADSGLASPFETLDELKAKFAAVGLDSTDLVALSGAHTFGRSRCVFFSHRFANFNGTGSPDPSLDSNYRQFLEGVCSAGANTRANFDPVTPDVFDKNYYTNLQVGKGLLQSDQELFSTPGADTIAIVNSFAAREGTFFKEFRKSMINMGNIKPLTGKRGEIRRNCRRVNSNSGLFGEEEEEEGHDVM; this is translated from the exons ATGGCCTCTGCCGTTgcctcctttttctttcttgccCTTCTCTTCCGCTCCTCTTTTGCTCAACTCTCCGAAACCTATTACGATCAAACCTGCCCTCGTCTCCCCAACATTGTCCGTGCCTCCGTCAAGAAAGCCATCCAATCCGACATACGTGCCGGTGCTAAACTCATTCGCCTCCATTTCCATGATTGCTTCGTCAAT GGATGCGATGGCTCTGTTTTGCTAGAGGATGCTCCTGGCATAGTCAGTGAGCTTAACTCACCTGGAAATCAAGGAATCCAAGGACTTGAAATTGTTGACGCCATTAAAACGGATGTCGAAAAAGAATGCCCCGGCATCGTCTCCTGTGCTGACATCCTAGCTCAAGCTTCCAAGGACTCTGTCGATGtg CAAGGAGGGCCTAGCTGGAGAGTTTTATACGGAAGAAGAGATAGCAGAATCGCTAACAAAACAGGGGCGGATAGTGGGTTAGCCAGTCCCTTCGAAACTCTAGATGAACTCAAAGCCAAATTTGCTGCTGTTGGGCTGGATAGCACTGATCTCGTCGCTTTATCTG GGGCGCATACATTTGGACGATCGAGATGCGTATTCTTCAGCCACCGATTTGCGAATTTCAACGGAACTGGAAGCCCCGACCCATCACTGGATTCGAACTACAGGCAATTCCTTGAAGGGGTTTGTTCAGCAGGAGCAAACACAAGAGCCAATTTCGACCCGGTAACACCAGATGTGTTCGACAAAAATTACTACACGAATCTTCAAGTGGGGAAGGGACTTTTACAGAGCGATCAAGAGCTGTTCTCTACTCCTGGGGCTGACACCATCGCCATTGTCAACAGCTTCGCTGCCAGAGAAGGAACATTCTTCAAGGAGTTCCGGAAGTCAATGATCAATATGGGAAATATTAAACCTTTGACTGGAAAGCGTGGGGAAATTAGAAGAAACTGTAGAAGGGTTAATTCCAACTCTGGATTGTtcggtgaagaagaagaagaagaaggccATGATGTCATGTAA
- the LOC101217543 gene encoding peroxidase 2-like: MASSSANAVISSFFFLSLLIGGSFAQLSETFYDQTCPRLANVVRASVKKAIESDIRAGAKLIRLHFHDCFVNGCDGSVLLEDAPGIVSELNSPGNQGIQGLEIVDAIKADVERECPGIVSCADILAQASKDSVDVQGGPSWRVLYGRRDSRIANKTGADSNLASPFETLDQLKAKFRNVGLNTMDLVSLSGAHTFGRSRCRFFSHRFANFNNTGRPDQSLNPDYRSFLEGVCSAGADTRANFDPVTPDVFDKNYYTNLQVGKGLLQSDQELFSTPGADTIAIVNSFAEREGTFFKEFRQSMINMGNIKPLTGGQGEIRRNCRRVNSNSGLLGGEGEGSEGHDVM; encoded by the exons atggCCTCCTCCTCCGCCAACGCTGTCATctcctcctttttctttctatctctTCTCATCGGCGGCTCTTTCGCTCAACTCTCCGAAACCTTTTACGATCAAACCTGCCCTCGTTTGGCCAACGTTGTGCGCGCCTCCGTCAAGAAAGCCATCGAAAGCGACATCCGTGCGGGTGCTAAACTTATTCGTCTCCATTTCCACGATTGCTTCGTCAAT GGATGCGATGGCTCTGTTTTGCTAGAGGATGCTCCCGGCATAGTCAGTGAGCTTAACTCACCTGGAAATCAAGGAATCCAAGGGCTTGAAATTGTCGACGCCATTAAAGCCGACGTCGAAAGAGAATGCCCTGGCATCGTCTCCTGTGCTGACATCCTAGCTCAGGCTTCTAAAGACTCTGTCGAtgtg CAAGGAGGGCCTAGCTGGAGAGTGTTATACGGAAGACGAGACAGCAGAATAGCAAACAAAACAGGGGCCGACAGTAACTTGGCTAGTCCCTTCGAAACTCTAGACCAACTTAAAGCTAAATTTAGGAATGTTGGGCTCAATACCATGGATCTCGTCTCTTTATCtg GGGCGCATACATTTGGACGATCGAGATGCAGATTCTTCAGCCACCGATTTGCGAATTTCAACAATACAGGAAGGCCAGACCAATCATTGAACCCAGACTACAGGAGCTTTCTTGAAGGGGTTTGTTCAGCAGGAGCAGACACAAGAGCGAATTTCGATCCAGTAACACCGGATGTGTTTGACAAAAATTACTACACAAATCTTCAAGTGGGGAAGGGGCTTTTGCAGAGCGATCAAGAGCTGTTCTCAACACCTGGAGCTGACACCATCGCCATTGTTAACAGCTTTGCAGAAAGAGAAGGAACATTCTTCAAGGAGTTCAGACAGTCGATGATCAATATGGGAAATATAAAGCCATTGACTGGTGGACAAGGGGAAATTAGAAGAAACTGCAGGAGGGTTAATTCAAACTCTGGTTTGTTGggtggagaaggagaaggatcAGAAGGCCACGATGTtatgtaa
- the LOC101212230 gene encoding peroxidase 2-like (The RefSeq protein aligns at 97% coverage compared to this genomic sequence), with the protein MTVEFGVKRAIETDIRAGAKLIRFHFHDCFVQGCDGSVLLEDPPGFETELNGLGNLGIQGIEIIDAIKAAVEIECPGVVSCADILAQASKDSVDVQGGPSWRVLYGRRDSRTANKTGADNLPSPFENLDPLVKKFADVGLNETDLVALSGAHTFGRSRCVFFSGRLSNFSGSGQPDPTLDPTYRQELLSACTSQDTRVNFDPTTPDKFDKNYFTNLRANKGLLQSDQVLHSTQGAKTVEIVRLMALKQETFFRQFRLSMIKMGNIKPLTGSQGEIRRNCRRVNDLGSETGHDVM; encoded by the exons TCAAAAGAGCTATCGAAACTGATATTCGTGCTGGTGCTAAACTCATTCGCTTCCATTTCCACGATTGTTTCGTCCAA GGCTGCGATGGGTCTGTTTTGCTAGAGGATCCTCCTGGCTTCGAGACCGAGCTCAACGGACTTGGAAACTTAGGAATCCAAGGAATCGAGATTATCGACGCTATCAAAGCTGCCGTCGAGATAGAATGCCCTGGCGTTGTCTCCTGTGCCGACATCCTAGCTCAAGCCTCTAAGGACTCTGTCGACGTG CAAGGAGGACCCAGTTGGAGAGTTCTATACGGCAGAAGAGATAGCAGAACAGCCAATAAAACAGGGGCTGATAACCTCCCAAGCCCCTTCGAAAATCTTGACCCACTCgtaaaaaaatttgcagaCGTTGGTTTAAATGAAACCGACCTTGTTGCTCTATCAGGGGCACATACGTTTGGTCGGTCCAGATGCGTGTTCTTCAGTGGTCGTTTGTCCAACTTCAGTGGCAGTGGGCAACCAGATCCAACGCTGGATCCAACTTACAGGCAAGAACTTCTAAGCGCTTGTACAAGCCAAGACACACGAGTGAATTTCGATCCAACAACACCTGATAAATTTGATAAGAATTACTTCACCAATCTTCGAGCCAATAAAGGGCTGTTACAGAGTGACCAAGTTCTGCATTCAACGCAAGGGGCTAAAACAGTTGAAATTGTTAGACTTATGGCGTTGAAACAAGAAACTTTCTTTAGACAATTTCGGTTGTCGATGATTAAGATGGGGAACATTAAACCATTAACTGGAAGCCAAGGGGAAATTAGAAGAAACTGCAGGAGGGTTAATGACTTGGGAAGTGAAACAGGGCATGATGTTATGTAA
- the LOC101211989 gene encoding peroxidase 2-like precursor (The RefSeq protein has 1 substitution compared to this genomic sequence), translating into MGLPKMAAIVVVVALMLSPSQAQLSPFFYATTCPQLPFVVLNVVAQALQTDDRAAAKLIRLHFHDCFVNGCDGSILLVDVPGVIDSELNGPPNGGIQGMDIVDNIKAAVESACPGVVSCADILAISSQISVFLSGGPIWVVPMGRKDSRIANRTGTSNLPGPSETLVGLKGKFKDQGLDSTDLVALSGAHTFGKSRCMFFSDRLINFNGTGRPDTTLDPIYREQLRRLCTTQQTRVNFDPVTPTRFDKTYYNNLISLRGLLQSDQELFSTPRADTTAIVKTFAANERAFFKQFVKSMIKMGNLKPPPGIASEVRLDCKRVNPVRAYDVM; encoded by the exons ATGGGTTTACCTAAAATGGCAGCCATTGTTGTGGTGGTGGCTTTGATGCTATCACCCTCTCAAGCCCAGCTTTCTCCTTTCTTCTACGCCACCACATGCCCTCAGCTGCCTTTCGTTGTTCTCAACGTGGTTGCCCAAGCCCTACAGACTGATGACCGAGCTGCTGCTAAGCTCATTCGCCTCCATTTTCATGATTGCTTTGtcaat GGGTGTGATGGATCGATTCTATTGGTAGACGTACCGGGCGTTATCGATAGTGAACTTAATGGACCTCCAAATGGTGGAATCCAAGGAATGGACATTGTGGACAACATCAAAGCAGCAGTTGAGAGTGCTTGTCCAGGAGTTGTTTCTTGCGCTGATATCTTAGCCATTTCATCTCAAATCTCTGTTTTCTTG TCGGGAGGACCAATTTGGGTTGTACCAATGGGAAGAAAAGACAGCAGAATAGCCAATAGAACTGGAACCTCAAACTTACCTGGTCCCTCAGAAACTCTAGTGGGACTTAAAGGCAAGTTTAAAGATCAAGGGCTTGATTCTACAGATCTCGTGGCTCTATCAGGAGCCCACACGTTTGGAAAATCAAGATGCATGTTCTTCAGTGACCGCCTCATCAACTTCAACGGCACAGGAAGACCCGACACAACGCTTGACCCAATATACAGGGAGCAGCTTCGAAGACTTTGTACTACTCAACAAACACGAGTAAATTTCGACCCAGTCACACCCACTAGATTTGACAAGACCTATTACAACAATTTGATTAGCTTAAGAGGGCTTCTCCAAAGCGACCAAGAGCTCTTCTCAACTCCCAGAGCTGATACCACAGCCATTGTCAGAACTTTTGCTGCCAACGAACGTGCCTTCTTTAAACAATTTGTGAAATCAATGATCAAAATGGGCAACCTCAAGCCTCCCCCTGGCATTGCATCAGAAGTTAGATTGGACTGTAAGAGGGTCAACCCAGTCAGAGCCTACGACGTTATGTAA
- the LOC101211752 gene encoding peroxidase 2-like — MASPKLTPFVAVVALMLAPSLAQLNPFFYTFTCPQLPFIVLNTVSQALQTDDRAAAKLIRLHFHDCFANGCDGSVLLEDVPGVIDSELNAAPNNGIQGLDIVDNIKAAVESACPGVVSCADILALSSQVSVVLSGGPAWIVPLGRKDSRIANRAAAANLPSPFETLDVLKSKFAAFGMSSTDLVTLSGAHTFGRARCFFFTGRFDNFNNTGLPDPTLDAAYREQLRQLCATPVTRVNFDPTTPDTFDKNYYTNLQNHKGLLQSDQELFSTPGADTIGIVNTFAASQLLFFIQFGNSMIKMGNLGPPPGTPSEVRLNCRKINPPTTFHDVI, encoded by the exons ATGGCTTCCCCTAAACTTACACCCTTTGTTGCAGTGGTAGCTTTGATGCTTGCTCCCTCTCTCGCTCAGCTTAACCCTTTCTTCTACACCTTCACTTGCCCTCAACTACCTTTCATTGTTCTAAATACAGTCTCTCAAGCTCTCCAAACCGACGACCGAGCTGCTGCCAAGCTCATTCGTCTCCACTTCCATGACTGCTTTGCCAAT GGGTGTGATGGATCTGTGCTATTGGAAGACGTACCTGGTGTTATCGACAGTGAATTGAACGCAGCTCCAAACAATGGAATCCAAGGGTTAGACATTGTGGACAACATCAAAGCAGCAGTTGAAAGCGCATGTCCAGGCGTTGTTTCTTGTGCTGACATATTAGCCCTCTCATCTCAAGTGTCTGTTGTGCTG TCTGGAGGGCCAGCATGGATCGTCCCATTGGGAAGAAAAGACAGTAGAATAGCAAATAGAGCCGCAGCTGCAAATCTGCCAAGTCCATTCGAAACTCTAGACGTGCTGAAATCCAAATTTGCAGCCTTCGGGATGAGTTCTACGGACCTTGTGACCCTATCGGGAGCGCACACATTCGGTCGAGCAAGATGTTTCTTCTTCACAGGACGGTTCGACAACTTCAACAACACTGGCCTACCCGACCCGACTCTAGACGCCGCATACAGGGAGCAGCTACGCCAACTTTGTGCCACTCCAGTAACAAGAGTAAACTTTGATCCAACCACACCAGACACATTCGATAAAAACTATTACACTAATCTCCAAAACCATAAAGGGCTTCTCCAAAGTGATCAAGAGCTTTTCTCAACCCCTGGGGCCGATACAATTGGCATTGTCAACACATTTGCTGCTAGTCAGCTTCTgttctttattcaatttggGAATTCCATGATCAAAATGGGGAATCTTGGCCCTCCGCCTGGCACCCCATCTGAAGTCAGATTGAACTGCAGGAAGATCAACCCACCCACGACCTTCCATGATGTTATCTAa
- the LOC101211507 gene encoding peroxidase 2-like translates to MIKMDSSNSPLFFPLFCLLGFLVGHSLAQLNPSFYAKTCPNLPNIVNAVVAKALQTDARAGAKLIRLHFHDCFVDGCDASVLLENAPGIDSELDAPGNQGIQGLNIVDDIKSAVEKACPRTVSCADILAIASKESVVLAGGPSWVVPLGRRDSRTANKEGATNNLASPFEDLNALKAKFGAFGLNSTDLVALSGAHTFGRSRCAFFSQRFDTPDPTLDPAYREQLKRICSSGSETRANFDPTTPDTFDKNYYTNLQGLRGLLESDQVLFSTSGADTVGIVNRFAKKQGEFFKSFGQSMIKMGNITPLTGNKGEIRLNCRRVNPRRPRSTDEGRDFM, encoded by the exons ATGATTAAAATGGATTCTTCTAACTCTCCACTATTCTTCCCATTGTTTTGCTTATTGGGTTTCCTGGTGGGACACTCTTTGGCTCAACTAAACCCTTCATTTTACGCCAAAACATGTCCTAATTTACCTAATATTGTGAATGCTGTCGTTGCTAAGGCTCTGCAAACCGATGCTCGAGCTGGAGCCAAGCTAATTCGTCTCCATTTTCATGACTGCTTTGTTGAC GGGTGTGATGCGTCTGTTTTGCTAGAGAATGCACCAGGCATAGACAGTGAACTAGATGCCCCTGGAAATCAAGGCATTCAAGGTCTTAACATTGTCGATGACATCAAATCCGCTGTTGAAAAGGCTTGCCCTCGCACTGTCTCTTGTGCTGACATCTTAGCCATTGCCTCCAAAGAATCCGTCGTATTG GCTGGAGGGCCGAGCTGGGTTGTGCCATTAGGACGAAGAGACAGCAGAACAGCGAATAAAGAAGGAGCCACAAACAACCTCGCCAGTCCCTTTGAAGATCTCAATGCACTCAAAGCCAAATTTGGTGCTTTCGGTCTCAATTCCACTGATCTCGTGGCTTTGTCTG GAGCACATACATTTGGGCGTTCAAGGTGCGCATTTTTCAGCCAAAGATTCGACACGCCAGACCCAACGCTGGACCCAGCCTACAGAGAGCAGCTCAAAAGAATTTGCTCAAGTGGGTCAGAGACAAGAGCCAATTTTGATCCGACGACTCCAGACACATTTGACAAAAACTATTACACGAACCTTCAAGGGCTAAGAGGACTTTTGGAGAGTGATCAAGTACTGTTCTCAACTAGTGGGGCTGACACGGTGGGGATTGTGAACCGGTTTGCCAAAAAGCAAGGCgagtttttcaaaagttttggtCAGTCTATGATCAAAATGGGAAATATTACTCCTTTAACCGGAAACAAAGGAGAGATTAGATTGAATTGTAGGAGGGTTAATCCAAGAAGGCCTAGAAGTACTGATGAAGGTCGTGATTTTATGTAA
- the LOC101217743 gene encoding peroxidase 2-like, with amino-acid sequence MSFPKVAALAALLCMMLRGSFAQLSPTFYDQSCPNLTAVVRDTVSQALQGDVRAGAKLVRFHFHDCFVNGCDGSVLLENQDGVESELDAPGNQGIQGFDIVDSIKTAVEASCPNTVSCADILAISARESVVLTGGSGWVVQLGRRDSQNANRTGAENNLPSPFETLDQLRAKFNAAGLDSTDLVTLSGAHTFGRSRCVFFSGRLNNFNGTGSPDSTLDPTFRDALVIACPTGDGNNRIALDVATPDAFDNAYYTDLVTNRGLLQSDQELFSTEGAETIEIVNRFAGNQSDFFAQFGQSMINMGNIQPLVAPAGEIRTNCRRVNPTTTAAGTAVM; translated from the exons ATGTCGTTCCCTAAAGTTGCAGCTTTAGCAGCCTTGTTGTGTATGATGTTGAGGGGCTCTTTTGCCCAACTCAGCCCTACCTTCTACGACCAGTCTTGCCCTAATCTTACCGCCGTTGTCAGAGATACTGTAAGCCAGGCATTGCAGGGTGATGTTCGAGCCGGAGCCAAGCTTGTTCGCTTTCACTTCCATGATTGTTTTGTCAAC GGTTGTGATGGGTCAGTTTTGTTAGAAAATCAAGATGGTGTAGAGAGTGAATTAGATGCACCAGGAAACCAAGGAATACAAGGCTTTGACATTGTCGACAGCATCAAAACTGCAGTTGAAGCTTCTTGTCCAAACACTGTGTCTTGTGCAGATATCTTAGCCATTTCAGCCCGTGAATCTGTTGTCTTG ACAGGAGGGTCAGGTTGGGTAGTCCAATTAGGAAGAAGAGATAGCCAAAATGCAAATAGAACTGGAGCTGAAAACAACCTCCCAAGCCCTTTTGAAACACTCGATCAACTTCGAGCAAAATTTAATGCAGCTGGGCTCGATTCTACCGATCTTGTGACTTTATCTG GAGCGCATACATTTGGAAGGTCAAGATGCGTATTCTTCAGTGGGAGGCTAAACAACTTCAATGGCACCGGAAGTCCAGACTCGACTCTTGACCCTACATTTCGGGATGCATTGGTCATCGCTTGTCCGACCGGCGATGGAAACAACCGCATCGCACTGGACGTGGCGACACCGGATGCGTTCGACAATGCATATTACACTGATTTGGTTACCAACCGTGGGCTTCTCCAATCGGATCAAGAGCTGTTCTCAACCGAAGGGGCAGAAACCATCGAGATCGTCAACCGTTTTGCCGGGAACCAATCTGATTTCTTCGCTCAGTTTGGTCAGTCAATGATAAATATGGGGAACATTCAACCGTTAGTGGCACCGGCGGGAGAAATCAGGACCAATTGTAGGCGTGTTAATCCTACTACTACTGCTGCTGGTACTGCTGTTATGTAA
- the LOC101211257 gene encoding peroxidase N, which produces MEIISTSRMKRSFSLVMIMIIFFMICGSTSSQLTVDFYRRSCPNVLRIVRREVINALKNDMRMAASLLRLHFHDCFVSGCDASVLLDGSDGEQNALPNINSLRGLEVMDNIKAVVENSCPGVVSCADILTIAARDSVLLSGGPAWKVLLGRRDGLVANRTGAEELPSPFESLDGIIKKFIQVGLNVTDVAALSGAHTFGFARCAMFNNRLFNFSGSDSPDPTMESMMVSDLQALCPLTDDGNKTTVLDRNSTDLFDNHYYKNLLNQKGLLASDQILFSSDEAQTTTKPLVEAYSSNTTLFFSDFVKAMIKMGNMSPLTGSNGQIRNNCGIVNSS; this is translated from the exons ATGGAAATTATCTCAACCAGCAGAATGAAGAgaagtttttctttggttatgatcatgataatttttttcatgatttgtGGTTCCACTAGTTCTCAATTAACTGTAGATTTCTACAGAAGATCGTGTCCAAATGTTCTCAGAATCGTGAGGAGAGAAGTCATCAATGCTCTCAAGAACGATATGCGAATGGCTGCTTCCCTTCTTCGCCTCCATTTTCACGACTGCTTTGTTAGC GGTTGCGACGCGTCTGTGCTGTTGGATGGGAGTGATGGGGAGCAAAATGCACTTCCCAACATCAATTCTCTGAGAGGGCTTGAAGTTATGGATAACATCAAAGCAGTAGTGGAGAATTCATGTCCGGGAGTTGTATCTTGTGCTGATATATTAACCATAGCTGCCAGAGATTCTGTTCTCTTG AGCGGAGGACCGGCATGGAAAGTATTATTGGGGAGAAGAGATGGATTGGTAGCGAATAGAACAGGAGCCGAGGAACTTCCTTCTCCATTTGAAAGCCTTGATGGTATCATCAAGAAATTCATTCAAGTTGGGCTCAATGTGACTGACGTCGCGGCTTTATCTG GAGCTCATACATTTGGATTTGCAAGATGTGCGATGTTCAACAATAGGCTGTTCAACTTCTCAGGAAGTGATTCTCCAGACCCAACCATGGAGTCCATGATGGTATCTGATCTTCAAGCTCTCTGCCCTCTCACCGATGACGGCAACAAGACCACTGTTCTCGACCGAAACTCAACCGATTTATTTGACAACCATTACTACAAGAACTTGCTGAACCAAAAGGGGCTGTTGGCGTCCGACCAGATCCTGTTCTCAAGCGATGAAGCTCAAACCACTACAAAACCGTTGGTCGAAGCTTATAGCTCAAACACTACGCTTTTCTTCAGCGACTTTGTTAAAGCCATGATCAAGATGGGGAATATGAGCCCACTCACTGGCTCCAATGGACAGATTCGAAACAACTGCGGAATCGTTAATTCCTCTTAG
- the LOC101211007 gene encoding uncharacterized protein LOC101211007, with the protein MGEDDKQDRQKMANLHLRSEMISMGHPPMANQPHVINQSQVMNQPQSQVMNQPQVINQPQFLNQSLMNHSQIMSQSQAINQANLLAQPQAMQQSQMIMNHSLPPMMSGNYKVWAHPQAPLDPNKKYRNFPKPSYGNMKQSRSGRGNWKGKGVGDKRINNRRMEKPLLGSISGPNNAAGYQPPSLHELQSQNRLRARKFYSKKKFGNRFAPYAPRNTTSFLIRAKKSGGIASLVSPSPVTPAVLPTPMFSPSREALGDMAKEEWGVDGYGSMKGLIRLRGSENKVEVQDEEEEEVGGGSSDSDVEEHLEVERRLDHDLSRFEMIYQNYGVEYNNCLENRVDDQDSHIAQLEEENLTLKERLFLMERELVDLRRKLQLLEGQNPAIDDVNEEVVENVSENESDGGLEMEYVSEIRRHQDVDVDSKEEDEEVLEIEGGEKCAGEDFKRGKVVEEKYIVNDEMVKESNEQIPEHCVTKDEEFKGELISRKVNECDNMNENLGNILHTDSGVGSVAMANDEAEQNRVVPVKIALDVKEGCEETREDSVSGN; encoded by the exons ATGGGGGAGGACGATAAGCAG GATAGACAAAAGATGGCAAATCTTCATCTAAGATCAGAAATGATTAGTATGGGACATCCACCTATGGCAAACCAGCCTCATGTAATCAATCAGTCTCAAGTTATGAACCAGCCTCAGTCTCAAGTTATGAACCAGCCACAGGTGATTAATCAACCTCAATTTCTGAACCAAAGCCTAATGAACCATTCTCAGATAATGTCTCAGTCACAGGCCATCAACCAGGCAAATCTTCTGGCTCAACCTCAGGCCATGCAGCAATCCCAGATGATCATGAATCATTCTCTGCCACCTATGATGAGTGGCAACTATAAGGTGTGGGCACATCCACAAGCCCCTTTGGATCCCAACAAGAAGTACCGCAACTTCCCAAAACCTAGCTATGGAAATATGAAGCAATCAAGATCGGGTCGAGGCAATTGGAAGGGAAAAGGCGTTGGTGACAAAAGGATAAACAATAGGAGAATGGAAAAACCTTTATTGGGTTCCATAAGTGGTCCAAATAATGCTGCAGGTTATCAACCTCCAAGTCTTCATGAGCTGCAGTCTCAAAATCGTTTAAGGGCTAGAAAGTTTTACTCTAAAAAGAAGTTTGGCAATAGGTTTGCACCTTATGCACCTCGGAATAccacttcttttttaattcgTGCAAAGAAGTCTGGTGGGATCGCTTCACTTGTGTCTCCTAGTCCTGTAACACCCGCTGTGCTTCCTACTCCAATGTTTTCACCTTCAAGGGAGGCGTTGGGTGATATGGCCAAGGAGGAATGGGGTGTTGATGGTTATGGATCAATGAAAGGGTTGATAAGGCTACGGGGGTCTGAGAATAAGGTGGAAGTGCAGgatgaggaagaagaggaagttGGTGGTGGTTCGAGTGATAGTGATGTAGAGGAACACTTGGAGGTAGAGCGCAGATTGGACCATGACTTGAGCCGATTTGAAATGATATACCAGAACTATGGAGTAGAGTATAATAACTGTTTGGAAAATAGGGTCGATGATCAGGATAGCCATATAGCTCAGTTGGAGGAGGAGAACTTGACACTGAAGGAGAGACTTTTTCTTATGGAGAGAGAGCTTGTTGACTTGAGGAGGAAGTTGCAACTTCTCGAGGGGCAAAACCCAGCTATTGATGATGTGAATGAGGAAGTAGTGGAGAATGTATCTGAGAATGAGAGTGATGGAGGGTTGGAGATGGAGTATGTATCCGAAATTAGACGACACCAAGATGTTGATGTTGATTCtaaagaggaagatgaagaagtcTTAGAGATTGAGGGTGGGGAAAAATGTGCGGGTGAAGATTTCAAGAGAGGGAAAGTGGTTGAAGAGAAATACATAGTGAATGATGAAATGGTGAAGGAATCAAATGAACAGATTCCAGAACACTGTGTGACAAAAGATGAAGAATTTAAGGGTGAACTTATTTCGAGGAAGGTAAATGAATGTGACAATATGAATGAAAACTTGGGTAATATTCTGCACACGGATTCAGGGGTTGGAAGTGTAGCCATGGCCAATGATGAAGCAGAACAGAACAGAGTTGTACCTGTAAAAATAGCTTTAGATGTAAAGGAAGGATGTGAAGAAACAAGGGAGGATTCTGTATCAGGAAACTGA